The Rattus rattus isolate New Zealand chromosome 1, Rrattus_CSIRO_v1, whole genome shotgun sequence genome includes a region encoding these proteins:
- the LOC116911200 gene encoding protein SMG5-like isoform X1 → MGNTVSIAQKESGLMEKNQEETLRATFLYQEVCLAAQRLDIFLQKENAHKEVFKPHVLALREMLQQACIKLMFLHPVVYGRKAEELLWRKIYSDIVMLLMKTNKKQMDTFQHWGEPLQAHLKAGLKFYEHLFLFLQGHYELRLQSYIDWPHNAIHLIGCKKVGPTSVEEASWARMACHRCLLYLGDLFRYQHEFLDLATKNLAERCYYRALSVAPNMGMPFNQLGALMGSKYYDLEATYYYQRCLHAEVPFKGAAWNLKRLYDHAVKRYSCLKRYQGRKLSHSQRQCWDNKRLLVSFLYLQSLLQPKRKFKAARLIALCQLVLDDFRLCLSYRPYQSGLCQASTEDKPPKGYLFLPDVLIFHMVVLCLMNVHSLRKSGSKQQKPAVIFTLTLFSYLVQHVNTRIQAELQKRKLTPEEAALRDGCWDKEPGKEHQDFPSPGLQNNHSQKSHKWSGFCRESEASFHSCCDSDETEEDENSSLSSQAQSDTGSETSHSDTTDEEGSGSLGSDEIQKSGGSPKPKRAHSRNKLKAYVPPDSLLDLLKTTISSSLPAPLSQKLQGKHASPLAPVFSHNVLTPPTDPTPTVALSSSLGTEGEISSFPETEFYMGSSWEQRSFITQNNLQTTQWKLDILSAEGLLPTIKVILSWLRSNHGLLLSHWRSVCSLWDHLSVLLNLLPSVGDLQHPGLCLSHHLQDLLQSCQWPNTPKYLQLPEDIALFQQSSPQVSQDREGLGQDPPQLTNQEEVIVRICFFRSFGHFATRLPGQFLRFDSKLGIFVSSTLERSESAPQQFPRTTPRIRLSKDIVQLWLQREVALLEKTLRSPQTRSVLTPYLFPDPRALCEHLSVIQKLATSAKFFLIIPKIVVDTLYILKWEDRRALAAITFLEDELKRRNQYILCQSFVSKRLVRPRMTKPDSDAWDLYNILEFCKSLLDSSRPGILDPSSMVMIITGVCLEHPRNFSYPLQLVLGMATEAGVEIKNILSFHKEWKVIS, encoded by the coding sequence GAAACACTGTAAGCATTGCTCAAAAAGAATCCGGCCTCATGGAGAAAAACCAGGAGGAAACCCTGAGAGCCACATTCCTCTACCAGGAGGTCTGCTTGGCAGCTCAGAGACTAGATATCttccttcaaaaagaaaatgcccacaaGGAGGTTTTTAAGCCACATGTCCTGGCTCTCAGAGAGATGCTTCAGCAAGCCTGCATTAAACTCATGTTCCTCCATCCGGTGGTTTATGGTAGGAAGGCTGAAGAGCTCTTATGGAGGAAAATATACTCTGACATTGTCATGCTGCTCATGAAGACCAACAAGAAACAAATGGACACTTTCCAACATTGGGGAGAGCCTCTCCAGGCTCACCtgaaggctggcctcaagttctaTGAGcatctcttcctgttccttcagGGCCACTATGAATTGAGGTTACAGAGCTACATCGATTGGCCTCATAATGCCATCCACTTGATTGGATGTAAGAAAGTGGGACCCACATCAGTGGAAGAGGCTTCCTGGGCCCGCATGGCCTGTCATCGCTGCCTGCTCTACCTGGGAGACTTGTTCCGGTATCAGCATGAGTTCCTAGACCTGGCTACTAAGAACTTGGCAGAGAGATGCTACTACAGAGCCTTGTCAGTGGCCCCGAATATGGGAATGCCCTTCAATCAACTAGGCGCTCTCATGGGGAGTAAGTATTATGATCTGGAAGCCACATATTACTATCAGCGTTGCCTCCACGCTGAAGTGCCTTTTAAAGGAGCAGCTTGGAACCTCAAACGACTCTATGATCATGCCGTAAAGAGGTACAGCTGTCTGAAGAGGTACCAGGGAAGGAAACTGTCTCATAGCCAAAGGCAGTGTTGGGACAACAAAAGGCTTCTGGTTAGCTTCCTGTACCTTCAGAGCCTCCTGCAGCCTAAGAGAAAATTCAAAGCTGCAAGGCTTATAGCCCTGTGCCAACTGGTTCTCGATGACTTCCGTCTCTGTCTTTCCTACCGGCCATACCAATCTGGCTTGTGCCAGGCTTCCACAGAAGATAAGCCTCCTAAAGGCTATCTGTTTCTCCCAGACGTCCTCATCTTCCACATGGTGGTTCTTTGTCTCATGAATGTGCACAGCCTGAGGAAATCAGgctcaaaacagcaaaaaccagCGGTTATCTTCACCCTGACTCTTTTCTCTTATTTAGTACAACATGTGAACACACGAATCCAGGCGGAGctgcagaagaggaagttgaCTCCAGAAGAGGCTGCTCTAAGAGATGGATGCTGGGACAAAGAGCCTGGAAAGGAACATCAAGATTTCCCATCTCCTGGGCTCCAGAACAACCACTCTCAGAAAAGCCACAAGTGGTCTGGTTTTTGCAGAGAAAGTGAGGCCAGTTTTCATTCCTGTTGTGACTCGGATGAGACAGAGGAAGATGAGAACTCATCCTTAAGTTCCCAGGCACAATCAGACACAGGCAGTGAGACATCCCACTCTGATACAACAGATGAAGAAGGGAGTGGATCTTTGGGTTCAGATGAAATTCAGAAGAGTGGAGGTTCACCCAAACCTAAAAGAGCTCATTCCAGAAACAAATTGAAGGCATATGTACCTCCTGACAGTCTCCTTGATCTCTTGAAAACAACTATTTCTTCCAGCCTGCCAGCTCCCTTGAGTCAAAAACTCCAAGGAAAACATGCCTCGCCTTTGGCTCCTGTCTTCAGTCACAATGTTCTGACACCTCCAACTGATCCAACCCCTACTGTTGCTCTCAGCAGTTCCTTGGGCACTGAGGGTGAGATAAGCAGCTTTCCTGAGACAGAATTCTACATGGGTTCCTCTTGGGAGCAAAGGTCCTTCATCACCCAGAACAATCTCCAGACCACTCAATGGAAACTGGACATTCTTTCTGCAGAGGGACTGTTGCCTACCATCAAGGTGATCCTGAGCTGGCTCCGCAGTAATCACGGCCTCCTCCTGTCACATTGGAGGAGTGTGTGTAGCTTATGGGACCACCTCTCTGTGTTGCTAAACCTGTTGCCTTCAGTGGGAGACCTTCAGCATCCCGGTCTGTGTCTGTCTCACCATCTCCAGGACTTGCTGCAGAGTTGTCAATGGCCGAATACTCCTAAGTACCTTCAGCTCCCTGAGGACATTGCCCTGTTCCAACAGTCTTCTCCTCAAGTATCCCAGGATAGGGAAGGCTTAGGGCAGGATCCACCTCAACTCACCAACCAAGAGGAAGTTATCGTGCGTATTTGTTTCTTCAGAAGTTTTGGGCACTTTGCAACAAGACTCCCAGGACAGTTTTTGAGATTTGACTCTAAGCTGGGTATCTTTGTGAGCAGTACCCTTGAAAGGTCAGAAAGTGCACCTCAGCAGTTTCCAAGAACAACTCCAAGAATCAGACTTTCCAAAGACATAGTCCAGCTCTGGTTACAACGTGAAGTGGCATTGCTAGAGAAGACTCTTAGAAGTCCCCAGACTCGGTCAGTGTTGACCCCGTACCTGTTCCCTGATCCCAGAGCCCTCTGTGAGCATCTTTCAGTCATACAGAAACTAGCCACTAGTGCTAAGTTTTTCCTTATCATACCGAAGATTGTGGTTGACACACTGTATATCCTAAAATGGGAAGACCGCAGGGCCTTGGCGGCCATCACTTTTCTAGAGGATGAGTTAAAGAGAAGGAATCAGTACATTCTCTGCCAGTCCTTTGTGTCCAAGAGGTTGGTGAGGCCCAGGATGACTAAACCAGACTCTGATGCCTGGGATCTCTACAATATTCTTGAGTTCTGCAAGAGTCTGCTGGACTCATCCAGACCAGGGATTCTGGATCCCAGCAGCATGGTGATGATTATTACTGGCGTCTGTTTGGAACACCCTAGAAATTTCTCATACCCCTTGCAACTAGTGCTGGGGATGGCAACAGAAGCTGGTGTGGAAATCAAGAACATTCTGAGTTTCCACAAAGAATGGAAGGTGATCAGTTGA
- the LOC116911200 gene encoding protein SMG5-like isoform X2, translated as MEKNQEETLRATFLYQEVCLAAQRLDIFLQKENAHKEVFKPHVLALREMLQQACIKLMFLHPVVYGRKAEELLWRKIYSDIVMLLMKTNKKQMDTFQHWGEPLQAHLKAGLKFYEHLFLFLQGHYELRLQSYIDWPHNAIHLIGCKKVGPTSVEEASWARMACHRCLLYLGDLFRYQHEFLDLATKNLAERCYYRALSVAPNMGMPFNQLGALMGSKYYDLEATYYYQRCLHAEVPFKGAAWNLKRLYDHAVKRYSCLKRYQGRKLSHSQRQCWDNKRLLVSFLYLQSLLQPKRKFKAARLIALCQLVLDDFRLCLSYRPYQSGLCQASTEDKPPKGYLFLPDVLIFHMVVLCLMNVHSLRKSGSKQQKPAVIFTLTLFSYLVQHVNTRIQAELQKRKLTPEEAALRDGCWDKEPGKEHQDFPSPGLQNNHSQKSHKWSGFCRESEASFHSCCDSDETEEDENSSLSSQAQSDTGSETSHSDTTDEEGSGSLGSDEIQKSGGSPKPKRAHSRNKLKAYVPPDSLLDLLKTTISSSLPAPLSQKLQGKHASPLAPVFSHNVLTPPTDPTPTVALSSSLGTEGEISSFPETEFYMGSSWEQRSFITQNNLQTTQWKLDILSAEGLLPTIKVILSWLRSNHGLLLSHWRSVCSLWDHLSVLLNLLPSVGDLQHPGLCLSHHLQDLLQSCQWPNTPKYLQLPEDIALFQQSSPQVSQDREGLGQDPPQLTNQEEVIVRICFFRSFGHFATRLPGQFLRFDSKLGIFVSSTLERSESAPQQFPRTTPRIRLSKDIVQLWLQREVALLEKTLRSPQTRSVLTPYLFPDPRALCEHLSVIQKLATSAKFFLIIPKIVVDTLYILKWEDRRALAAITFLEDELKRRNQYILCQSFVSKRLVRPRMTKPDSDAWDLYNILEFCKSLLDSSRPGILDPSSMVMIITGVCLEHPRNFSYPLQLVLGMATEAGVEIKNILSFHKEWKVIS; from the coding sequence ATGGAGAAAAACCAGGAGGAAACCCTGAGAGCCACATTCCTCTACCAGGAGGTCTGCTTGGCAGCTCAGAGACTAGATATCttccttcaaaaagaaaatgcccacaaGGAGGTTTTTAAGCCACATGTCCTGGCTCTCAGAGAGATGCTTCAGCAAGCCTGCATTAAACTCATGTTCCTCCATCCGGTGGTTTATGGTAGGAAGGCTGAAGAGCTCTTATGGAGGAAAATATACTCTGACATTGTCATGCTGCTCATGAAGACCAACAAGAAACAAATGGACACTTTCCAACATTGGGGAGAGCCTCTCCAGGCTCACCtgaaggctggcctcaagttctaTGAGcatctcttcctgttccttcagGGCCACTATGAATTGAGGTTACAGAGCTACATCGATTGGCCTCATAATGCCATCCACTTGATTGGATGTAAGAAAGTGGGACCCACATCAGTGGAAGAGGCTTCCTGGGCCCGCATGGCCTGTCATCGCTGCCTGCTCTACCTGGGAGACTTGTTCCGGTATCAGCATGAGTTCCTAGACCTGGCTACTAAGAACTTGGCAGAGAGATGCTACTACAGAGCCTTGTCAGTGGCCCCGAATATGGGAATGCCCTTCAATCAACTAGGCGCTCTCATGGGGAGTAAGTATTATGATCTGGAAGCCACATATTACTATCAGCGTTGCCTCCACGCTGAAGTGCCTTTTAAAGGAGCAGCTTGGAACCTCAAACGACTCTATGATCATGCCGTAAAGAGGTACAGCTGTCTGAAGAGGTACCAGGGAAGGAAACTGTCTCATAGCCAAAGGCAGTGTTGGGACAACAAAAGGCTTCTGGTTAGCTTCCTGTACCTTCAGAGCCTCCTGCAGCCTAAGAGAAAATTCAAAGCTGCAAGGCTTATAGCCCTGTGCCAACTGGTTCTCGATGACTTCCGTCTCTGTCTTTCCTACCGGCCATACCAATCTGGCTTGTGCCAGGCTTCCACAGAAGATAAGCCTCCTAAAGGCTATCTGTTTCTCCCAGACGTCCTCATCTTCCACATGGTGGTTCTTTGTCTCATGAATGTGCACAGCCTGAGGAAATCAGgctcaaaacagcaaaaaccagCGGTTATCTTCACCCTGACTCTTTTCTCTTATTTAGTACAACATGTGAACACACGAATCCAGGCGGAGctgcagaagaggaagttgaCTCCAGAAGAGGCTGCTCTAAGAGATGGATGCTGGGACAAAGAGCCTGGAAAGGAACATCAAGATTTCCCATCTCCTGGGCTCCAGAACAACCACTCTCAGAAAAGCCACAAGTGGTCTGGTTTTTGCAGAGAAAGTGAGGCCAGTTTTCATTCCTGTTGTGACTCGGATGAGACAGAGGAAGATGAGAACTCATCCTTAAGTTCCCAGGCACAATCAGACACAGGCAGTGAGACATCCCACTCTGATACAACAGATGAAGAAGGGAGTGGATCTTTGGGTTCAGATGAAATTCAGAAGAGTGGAGGTTCACCCAAACCTAAAAGAGCTCATTCCAGAAACAAATTGAAGGCATATGTACCTCCTGACAGTCTCCTTGATCTCTTGAAAACAACTATTTCTTCCAGCCTGCCAGCTCCCTTGAGTCAAAAACTCCAAGGAAAACATGCCTCGCCTTTGGCTCCTGTCTTCAGTCACAATGTTCTGACACCTCCAACTGATCCAACCCCTACTGTTGCTCTCAGCAGTTCCTTGGGCACTGAGGGTGAGATAAGCAGCTTTCCTGAGACAGAATTCTACATGGGTTCCTCTTGGGAGCAAAGGTCCTTCATCACCCAGAACAATCTCCAGACCACTCAATGGAAACTGGACATTCTTTCTGCAGAGGGACTGTTGCCTACCATCAAGGTGATCCTGAGCTGGCTCCGCAGTAATCACGGCCTCCTCCTGTCACATTGGAGGAGTGTGTGTAGCTTATGGGACCACCTCTCTGTGTTGCTAAACCTGTTGCCTTCAGTGGGAGACCTTCAGCATCCCGGTCTGTGTCTGTCTCACCATCTCCAGGACTTGCTGCAGAGTTGTCAATGGCCGAATACTCCTAAGTACCTTCAGCTCCCTGAGGACATTGCCCTGTTCCAACAGTCTTCTCCTCAAGTATCCCAGGATAGGGAAGGCTTAGGGCAGGATCCACCTCAACTCACCAACCAAGAGGAAGTTATCGTGCGTATTTGTTTCTTCAGAAGTTTTGGGCACTTTGCAACAAGACTCCCAGGACAGTTTTTGAGATTTGACTCTAAGCTGGGTATCTTTGTGAGCAGTACCCTTGAAAGGTCAGAAAGTGCACCTCAGCAGTTTCCAAGAACAACTCCAAGAATCAGACTTTCCAAAGACATAGTCCAGCTCTGGTTACAACGTGAAGTGGCATTGCTAGAGAAGACTCTTAGAAGTCCCCAGACTCGGTCAGTGTTGACCCCGTACCTGTTCCCTGATCCCAGAGCCCTCTGTGAGCATCTTTCAGTCATACAGAAACTAGCCACTAGTGCTAAGTTTTTCCTTATCATACCGAAGATTGTGGTTGACACACTGTATATCCTAAAATGGGAAGACCGCAGGGCCTTGGCGGCCATCACTTTTCTAGAGGATGAGTTAAAGAGAAGGAATCAGTACATTCTCTGCCAGTCCTTTGTGTCCAAGAGGTTGGTGAGGCCCAGGATGACTAAACCAGACTCTGATGCCTGGGATCTCTACAATATTCTTGAGTTCTGCAAGAGTCTGCTGGACTCATCCAGACCAGGGATTCTGGATCCCAGCAGCATGGTGATGATTATTACTGGCGTCTGTTTGGAACACCCTAGAAATTTCTCATACCCCTTGCAACTAGTGCTGGGGATGGCAACAGAAGCTGGTGTGGAAATCAAGAACATTCTGAGTTTCCACAAAGAATGGAAGGTGATCAGTTGA